From Leishmania donovani BPK282A1 complete genome, chromosome 34, the proteins below share one genomic window:
- a CDS encoding 60S ribosomal protein L13a, putative — protein sequence MAFPSRKDASRAQRKSAKKHRPEIIVIDLKDHVLGRAAAVVAKQLLLGKKITVVRCEQLNIAGTEIRNKIKYLQYLRKRKLTNPTKGPFHHRAPS from the coding sequence ATGGCCTTCCCAAGCCGCAAGGATGCGTcccgcgcgcagcgcaagagCGCCAAAAAGCACCGCCCCGAGATCATTGTGATCGACCTGAAGGATCACGTACTTGgtcgcgcggcggctgtggttgccaagcagctgctcctgggTAAGAAGATCACCGTGGTGCGCTGCGAGCAGCTCAACATTGCCGGTACGGAGATCCGCAACAAGATCAAGTACCTGCAGTACCTGCGCAAGCGGAAGCTGACGAACCCTACAAAGGGCCCCTTCCACCACCGTGCCCCGTCC
- a CDS encoding DNA-directed RNA polymerase subunit, putative codes for MSDHEDEDDLLSLNLGGDRDEGDSGSDIRHSGADEEDEEGGEQLPEDVAANVILSGNAQAAKGARARGINERVTSAVMTKYERARVLGTRALQISMNAPVAVALEGETDPLTIAVKELRERRTPLIIRRVLPDNTYEDWSVSELLVDFDRPADERYTNI; via the coding sequence ATGTCAGACCACGAAGACGAAGACGATCTCCTCAGCCTCAATCTAGGAGGCGACCGTGATGagggcgacagcggcagtgaCATTCGAcacagcggcgctgatgaggaggacgaggaaggaggCGAGCAGCTGCCCGAGGACGTTGCTGCCAATGTCATCTTGTCTGGGAATGCGCAGGCCGCAAAGGGTGCACGGGCCCGCGGCATCAACGAGCGCGTGACGAGTGCTGTCATGACCAAGTATGAGCGGGCACGCGTGCTGGGtacgcgcgcgctgcagatAAGCATGAACGCCCCTGTCGCTGTGGCGCTCGAGGGGGAAACCGATCCGCTCACGATTGCCGTAAAGGAGCTGCGTGAGCGCCGCACGCCTCTTATCATTCGTCGCGTGTTGCCGGACAACACGTACGAGGACTGGAGCGTCAGCGAGCTGCTCGTCGACTTTGATCGCCCGGCGGATGAGCGCTACACGAACATCTAA
- a CDS encoding ubiquitin-conjugating enzyme e2, putative, with translation MTAPTAQCLKRLQIELRKLNMEWELPFKVGADPQNMLRCYFVMDGPADTPYEGGRYVGLIEIPSDYPFKPPSVQMCTPSGRLKTGMQICLSNSSYHPENWSPMWGLRTILIALVSFFVSEEPTTGSMSATAEERRRYAANSRKYNVKRLHAVYKRVLPEAFAADTAFIENGGTSPKDEGSSASDEDATEAEEAPAGAEPEVAAQESSTSHETVVAPARKTPGNGKAGAADSEAATGAAASKWSRHHHHHPHKKSITGAVAQRGGQLQWRRYASLIVLIAIGLGLLRQLM, from the coding sequence ATGACGGCTCCTACCGCGCAATGCCTGAAAAGGCTGCAGATtgagctgcgcaagctcaACATGGAGTGGGAGCTGCCGTTCAAAGTGGGTGCCGATCCGCAGAACATGCTGCGCTGCTACTTTGTCATGGATGGGCCTGCCGACACCCCATACGAGGGTGGCCGCTATGTGGGGCTCATTGAGATTCCGTCCGACTACCCGTTCAAGCCACCAAGCGTGCAGATGTGCACCCCAAGCGGGAGGCTCAAGACAGGCATGCAGATTTGCCTGTCCAACAGCTCTTACCACCCCGAGAACTGGTCGCCGATGTGGGGGCTCCGCACCATCCTAATCGCGCTCGTCTCCTTCTTTGTTTCGGAGGAGCCGACGACAGGCTCGatgagcgccaccgccgaagAGCGACGCAGGTATGCGGCAAACAGCAGGAAATACAATGTGAAGCGACTCCATGCGGTGTATAAGCGTGTACTTCCCGAGGCGTTTGCGGCAGATACGGCCTTCATTGAGAATGGTGGCACCTCTCCGAAGGAtgaaggcagcagcgctagtGATGAGGACGCGACTGAAGCTGAAGAAGCACCGGCGGGCGCGGAACCGGAAGTCGCTGCGCAGGAGTCTTCGACATCTCACGAGACAGTCGTCGCTCCAGCTAGGAAAACCCCTGGTAACGGAAAAGCGGGAGCTGCAGACTCTGAGGCGGCAactggcgctgcagcctccAAGTGGtcccgccaccaccatcaccacccacACAAGAAGAGCATTACTGGTGCTGTAGCCCAACGAGGTGGTcagctgcagtggcgccgctATGCTTCCCTCATTGTTTTGATCGCTATTGGACTGGGCCTCCTGCGGCAGCTGATGTGA